The following DNA comes from Burkholderia sp. HI2500.
ACCGGCTGGAATCACGGATGAACCACGGACAGCCTGCCTCACCATGCGAATACTGATAGTCGAAGACGAACCCAAGATGGCGTCGTACCTCCGCAAGGGGCTGATGGAGGCGAGCTACACGGTCGACGTCGCGGAAAACGGCAAGGACGGGCTGTTCCTCGCGCTGCACGAGGATTTCGATCTCGTCGTGCTCGACGTGATGCTGCCGGAAATGGATGGCTTCGAGGTGCTCAAGCGGTTGCGCGCGCAGAAGCAGACGCCCGTGCTGCTGCTCACGGCGCGCGAGGCGATCGAGGACAAGGTCGCCGGGCTCGAGCTGGGCGCCGACGACTATCTGCTCAAGCCGTTCGCGTATGCCGAGTTCCTCGCGCGCATCCGCTCGCTGCTGCGGCGCGCGCCGCGCAACGTGCGCGACATCCTGCAGGTCGCCGATCTCGAAGTCGACCTGATCCGCCGCCGCGTGCGGCGCGCCGACACCCGCATCGACCTGACCGCGCAGGAATTCGCGCTGCTGCAGTTGCTCGCCGAACGCGAGGGGGAAGTGCTGACGCGCACCTTCATCACGTCGCAGATCTGGGACATGAATTTCGACAGCGACACGAACGTCGTCGATGCGGCGATCAAGCGCCTGCGCGCGAAGATCGACAACGCCTACGAGAAGAAGCTGATCCACACGATCCGCGGGATGGGCTACGTGCTCGAGGATCGTTCGTGACACGCCGCCCCGGCTCGTATTCGCTGCTGCGGCGCCTGACGCTCGCGTTCGCCGTCGTCGCCGCGCTCGTGTTCGCGCTGACCGGCGCGTACCTGTATCGCTCGCTGTCCGCCGAGCTGACGCGGCGCGACGACATCGAGATTTCCGGCAAGCTCAACCAGTTCCTGCAACTGGCGCACGCGAGCGGATCGATCGCCGCGCTGCGCGCCGATCCGGCCGTGTTTCACGAGGTGCTGCTGTCGCACCCGGGCGTGTATCTCGGCATCTACGATGCGCAGAACCGCGCGCTCGTCGAGCATTCCGACGAAGCCGGCAATACGCTCGCGTCGGTGATCGCGGCCCCGCATCCGGCCAGTCGAGCCGGCGGGCCGTTCACCTGTTCGCCGTCCGGCATCGGCACGTCGCGTTGCGTGTACGCACGCGAAACGCTGCCGTCCGGCGACGCGATCCAGGTCGCGCTCGCGCGCACGGCGACCGATCGCCAGTCGCTGCTCGAAAGCTATCGCGTCGACATCTGGCTCGCGGCGGCCGTGGGCGCGCTGCTGGTCGGCGCGCTCGGCTATGCGGTTGCGTCGCGCGGCCTGCGCCCGGTCGAGAGCTTGGGCCGGCAGACGTCGCGCATCGAGGCCCACAACCTGAACGCACGGCTCGACGCGCGCGGCGGCCCGGTCGAGCTGCGTGAACTCGCGACGTCGGTCAACCGGATGCTCGACCGCCTCGAACGCGCGTTCGTGCGGCTGTCGCAGTTCTCGTCCGATCTCGCGCACGACATGCGCACGCCGCTCGCCAACGTGATCAGCGCGTCGCAGGTCACGCTGTCGCGCGCGCGCACGACCGAGGAATACGAAGCGTTGATCGATTCGAACATCGAGGAATGCGAACGGTTGCAGCGGATGATCGAGAACATGCTGTTTCTCGCGCGCACCGATAACGCCCGGCAGCACCTGAAGACCACCGAGCTCGATGCAGGCAGAGAACTGCGCCGGCTCGCGTCGTATTTCCAGGCGCTGGCCGACGAAGCCGGCGTGCGGATCGACGTGCACGGCGAAGCGCCGGTGGTCGCGGACGCGACGCTGTTCCGGCGTGCCGTCAGCAACCTTACGTCAAACGCGCTCGAACATGCGGAAGCCGCGTCGACGATCGAGCTCGCGGTGTCGGCGCAAGGCCGCTACGCGGTCGTCGAAGTCACGAATCGCGGCGCCGCGATTCCGCCCGAACAGGTCGACAAGATCTTCGAGCGCTTCTACCGGATCGATTCGTCGCGGCACGGCGCGGCGCGCAACGCGGGGCTCGGGCTCGCGATCGTGAAGTCGATCATGGAGCTGCATCGCGGCAAGGTCGAGGTCGCGAGCCGCGACGGGCGCACGACGTTCGCGCTTTATTTTCCGCGGGGCATGGATAGCTAGACCGTTCGCCGCCTTCCGGCTAGCGATCCTGAACGGCCGCAAATGACGCGCGAATGCAGACGAGCAACACGATGGTCACCGCGCTGAACACGGCCCCGGCGTAGAACGTGGCTGCTGCACCCACCCGGTCCCACAGGATGCCCGCGACGACGCTCGACACGAGCGTCACCACGCCGCTGAGCAGATTGAACACACCGAACGCCGTGCCTCTCAATGCGGACGGCGCGGCATGCGCGACCATCGTCGCGAGCAACCCCTGCGTCATCCCCATATGGAGCCCCCACAACGCGACACCGACGAGTACGGTTCCCCAATGCGCGCCGTGTGCGAGCACGATATCGGCGGCGATCAGCAGGACGAGCCCGGCCACCATCAGCGTCTTGTGGCTCGTCGTGTCGGCGAGCTTGCCGAACGGGTAGGCCGACAATGCGTACACGACGTTCATCGCCACCATCACGAGCGGCACGAATGCGACGGGTACGCCACTGCCCATCGCGCGCAGCACCAGGAACGCTTCGCTGAAGCGGGCCAGCGCGAACACGGCGCCGACGGCGACGACCCACCAGTAGCGCGCGCCGAGCTGCGCGACGACATCGCGTCGGATCGGGTTGACGCGCGGCTCGCCCGGCGCACGCGCCGGCTCGTCGATGCCGAACGCGAGCAGCGCCACGGCCAGCACGCCGGGAATCACGGCCAGCCAGAATGCAAGGCGGAAATCGTCGTGCCACCCCAGCATGATGAGGACGGCCAGCAACGGCCCGAGGAACGCGCCCACCGTGTCGAGCGACTGTCGCAGCCCGTAGGCGGCGCCGCGCAGGTGGACGGGGGTGACGTCGGCCACCAGCGCATCGCGCGGCGCCCCACGAATCCCCTTGCCGATCCGGTCGACGATCCGTGCCGTCACGACGACGCCGATCGTCGGCGCGATCGCGAACAGCGGCTTGCTGAGCGCGCCGAGCCCGTATCCGGCCACCGCCAGCCATTTGCGATTGCGCAGGTAGTCGCTCAGCGTGCCGGAGAACACCTTGACGACCGGCGACGTCGCCTCGGCGATCCCCTCGATGACGCCGATCGCGGTCGCGCTCGCGCCGAGCCCCGCCATCAGGAACATCGGCAACAGGCTGTGGATGATTTCCGACGACACGTCCATCAGCAGGCTGACGCAGCCCAGCAACCAGACACTGCGAGGAATCTGGCGAAGAACGCCGGTCGACGGTTCGGTCTGCATGGGTCGCTCCCGGTTCAGGAATCCCGACACGGGATGCCGGTGATACTACTGCAGTCTGGTGACACGACACACATGCCGGCCCGCGCTA
Coding sequences within:
- a CDS encoding heavy metal response regulator transcription factor, whose translation is MRILIVEDEPKMASYLRKGLMEASYTVDVAENGKDGLFLALHEDFDLVVLDVMLPEMDGFEVLKRLRAQKQTPVLLLTAREAIEDKVAGLELGADDYLLKPFAYAEFLARIRSLLRRAPRNVRDILQVADLEVDLIRRRVRRADTRIDLTAQEFALLQLLAEREGEVLTRTFITSQIWDMNFDSDTNVVDAAIKRLRAKIDNAYEKKLIHTIRGMGYVLEDRS
- a CDS encoding MFS transporter; translated protein: MQTEPSTGVLRQIPRSVWLLGCVSLLMDVSSEIIHSLLPMFLMAGLGASATAIGVIEGIAEATSPVVKVFSGTLSDYLRNRKWLAVAGYGLGALSKPLFAIAPTIGVVVTARIVDRIGKGIRGAPRDALVADVTPVHLRGAAYGLRQSLDTVGAFLGPLLAVLIMLGWHDDFRLAFWLAVIPGVLAVALLAFGIDEPARAPGEPRVNPIRRDVVAQLGARYWWVVAVGAVFALARFSEAFLVLRAMGSGVPVAFVPLVMVAMNVVYALSAYPFGKLADTTSHKTLMVAGLVLLIAADIVLAHGAHWGTVLVGVALWGLHMGMTQGLLATMVAHAAPSALRGTAFGVFNLLSGVVTLVSSVVAGILWDRVGAAATFYAGAVFSAVTIVLLVCIRASFAAVQDR
- a CDS encoding heavy metal sensor histidine kinase, producing MTRRPGSYSLLRRLTLAFAVVAALVFALTGAYLYRSLSAELTRRDDIEISGKLNQFLQLAHASGSIAALRADPAVFHEVLLSHPGVYLGIYDAQNRALVEHSDEAGNTLASVIAAPHPASRAGGPFTCSPSGIGTSRCVYARETLPSGDAIQVALARTATDRQSLLESYRVDIWLAAAVGALLVGALGYAVASRGLRPVESLGRQTSRIEAHNLNARLDARGGPVELRELATSVNRMLDRLERAFVRLSQFSSDLAHDMRTPLANVISASQVTLSRARTTEEYEALIDSNIEECERLQRMIENMLFLARTDNARQHLKTTELDAGRELRRLASYFQALADEAGVRIDVHGEAPVVADATLFRRAVSNLTSNALEHAEAASTIELAVSAQGRYAVVEVTNRGAAIPPEQVDKIFERFYRIDSSRHGAARNAGLGLAIVKSIMELHRGKVEVASRDGRTTFALYFPRGMDS